From one Sphaeramia orbicularis chromosome 9, fSphaOr1.1, whole genome shotgun sequence genomic stretch:
- the LOC115425316 gene encoding uncharacterized protein LOC115425316 translates to MATQLVVALLALTSLGAASELDCKELVKPLVLDSHSPIYGKWVLNVGSWDQPDLKKDLATVNSSWVELSSSSDSGVMTIYWADRLNDDKCLQGIANATISGMTTHTTFIINGHTSYHDGKYYETCADCLLSEDTTLLPDGQSKGRYIFLFTRTGKLDPAELETFKKQAECLKFLPEYHFGGTDLCPDDREANTTTTPASTKETATPSSK, encoded by the exons ATGGCCACACAGCTGGTTGTAGCTCTGCTGGCTCTCACCTCCCTGGGTGCTGCATCTGAACTGGACTGTAAAGAGCTGGTAAAACCTCTGGTACTGGACAGCCACAGCCCT aTCTATGGAAAGTGGGTGCTTAATGTGGGCTCATGGGACCAACCTGACCTGAAAAAAGACCTGGCGACGGTCAACAGCTCCTGGGTGGAACTGTCATCTTCATCAGACAGCGGAGTCATGACCATCTACTGGGCTGACCGTCT AAATGATGATAAATGCCTCCAGGGTATAGCCAATGCCACTATCTCAGGAATGACTACTCACACCACAT TTATTATCAACGGTCATACTTCATATCATGATGGGAAATACTATGAGACATGTGCTGACTGCCTCCTGTCTGAAGACACCACTCTGCTCCCTGATGGACAGTCAAAGGGAAGATACATTTTCCTGTTca CTCGGACTGGAAAACTGGATCCAGCTGAATTAGAGACCTTTAAGAAGCAGGCAGAGTGTCTTAAATTCCTCCCGGAGTACCATTTTGGAGGCACAG ATCTGTGTCCAGACGACAGGGAAGCCAATACTACGACAACTCCAGCAAGCACCAAGGAGACTGCTACGCCGTCATCAAAGTGA
- the LOC115425317 gene encoding uncharacterized protein LOC115425317, with translation MLFQFGLALLALSSLTTASDPGCEELLKPLEDRSRISGKWIFYVGTSDNEDFRKELKTIKSSWMEITPIPDSDDMNLHWGDKMSGKCYYIDVNSTFSGNSTKVTFYFNTSEHEHVGKHLTTCPDCILWTDNSVSVTNGETKKGRNLYLFTKSGKLDPFDLEVFKKQASCLNFPSEFHFGHSTDLCPDEKEPSTDVKEDKH, from the exons ATGCTCTTTCAGTTTGGTTTAGCTTTGCTGGCTCTCTCCTCTTTGACTACAGCATCCGACCCGGGCTGTGAGGAGCTGCTCAAACCTCTAGAGGATCGGAGCCGG ATTTCTGGAAAATGGATTTTCTATGTCGGAACATCTGACAATGAAGACTTCCGAAAAGAGTTAAAAACTATAAAGAGCTCCTGGATGGAAATCACACCTATACCTGACAGTGATGATATGAATCTGCACTGGGGAGACAAAAT GTCTGGAAAATGCTATTACATAGATGTTAATTCCACGTTCTCAGGAAACTCCACCAAGGTGACAT TTTACTTTAACACTTCTGAGCATGAGCATGTTGGGAAACACCTGACGACCTGCCCCGACTGCATCCTCTGGACCGATAACTCTGTGTCAGTGACCAATGGAGAAACCAAGAAAGGCAGAAACCTCTATCTCTTCA CAAAATCTGGAAAACTGGATCCTTTTGACCTGGAGGTTTTCAAGAAACAGGCTTCGTGCCTCAACTTTCCCTCAGAATTCCACTTTGGACATTCCACAG ACCTGTGCCCTGATGAGAAGGAGCCTTCCACTGATGTAAAGGAGGACAAACACTAG